AAATCACGTAAATTCACCACATAATCTACATCTGGCCCTTGTAGGGAACTTAAAAAACATTTAGGCAATCAATGAAAAAATTTAGAGTACATTAAGCAAGTGAGATCAAAAAGGATCTATACTTTGGAAGTTTATTTGCcttaaaataagtttttcctctaaTTCATATAAAGATTTGATTATTAAGGTATAGGAGGAAAAACAACTATAAAAACTCATTCCAAAAAGAGTATACGTACATACTGAAGACTATATACACACACTGAAAGGTGTCTGCTTTCAgtaatgactaagcaacttcactagCCCGACTATCCTGCTGAGAACAACCAGGAAAGCTGGAAAATACTAAAGACATTTGAAAGCACTACAAATCCAAGGggcaagcatttattttttttttttctgttaaacaaTGATTTTATTGCTTTAGTACAATACACACATTTATGCAACCAGGGCAGAGGCTGTGGATGACTCGTATTTCCAATTGGGGGGTAGGACTCGTTTGGTCTTGTAGTATCGAGCCAACCGGTGAATACGGCTCTCAATCAGAATCAGACGGAATTTAGCATCTTTATCCTTTCTGTTCCTCTCAAGATGCTTTCGAACAGCAACAGCTTTCTTAATTAAATGATAGAGATCCTCAGGGAGATCAGGAGCAAGTCCTTTGGACTTAAGAATTCTCAAGATTTTGTTGCCTGTCACAAAACGTACTTGTGCAACACCATGAGAGTCTCTCAGGATCACACCGATCTGTGAGGGAGTCAGGCCCTTCTTGGCCAGTTTGTAGATCTGCTCCTTCACGTCGTCAGAAGTGAGCTTCAGCCAGGTGGGGACGCTGCGGCGGTAGGGCAGAGCCAACTGGGACAGGCCCTTCCATTTCATTGAATGTTGGATTCCTAGTTTTTCGTGAAATTTTGGTTTTACGTTTGGATGTTTTGTGGGTATCTGGAAGTAGGTATGTTTTGACATATGGATTTGGGTCAGCCCCATCTTCAGTAACAAGATCTTTGATGTGCATCACCATGATGAAAAGAGTACCATTTCGGTAAGAGATAGATAATTTCACTGCTCCTCCTATTTGGCCTTGAGCAGGACTGAAGGAACCTACATCAGCAGACCTAGCTATTCCTTCAGCTTTCTCATCCCGAAGTAAAGGGTGGAAGAAGGTACAGACAAGGTCACACTCTGCTACATCCGTTGAAGCACTCATCAAACTCTGTAAATAATTGTTTAATTCAATTTTTCTCTTGGCTGCTACGTCTTTTACGTGTGTTCGCCCTAGAACCATTTTATTAGGAAAGCCTGGTAACTTCCAAAGTGGAAAAATAATACTGAGCTTATTGTGGAGTTCCTGAAACTCATCAAATGTTCGGAACACAAATGATGGCTCAAGCTGTCCATCCCTCAAAATTCGGACTACATAAATGTAATGTTTATCTGGGTTGTATTTCTTATGGTAAGTGAAAACAGAAACTTCCTTGATTCGACCATCTTGTCTAAAGGAGTATGTTTTGGGTGAAAATGAAAGGATCGGCTCATCATTGGAAGGAAGACCAGAAAAACGCAACTGAGCAAGGTTATGAATGAAGAAGTTAAACTTTGTGGCAATGCTTCCCAAACTTGATTCAATCAGTCTAGTAAAGAAGATTGTAGCTTCTGCATCTGTAGTTTGGGGGGGCAAGCATTTAAAAAGACAAGTTCTcagaagagaaacccaagtgatgAGACCCAAATTTGGTATCTCTTCTCCTCTCAAGTTGTACTTATTGGTGACTGAGAAGTCAAGAAGCTAAGCTGGGAGTTTTAATTCAGAAACCAACCAGCTGAGCAGGGCTTGCCAGCAGTCTCCCCAGCTCAAGGGGCTAGCTGGAGCTGAAGGAGCACCAAAGAGAAAGGATTTGGATGACAACCAAGGGTCCATTTGACATCCCTGAGAGGCTAGAAAATACCTCACAAAACCTGAGATCCAACTTCCAAAGGACTAATTCCCTGATTGCCATGAGATGAACTGGCCTCATGCTAgcccacaagaaaaaaaaaaaaatcattcagagTCCCTAATTACTTCAATGGCATTTCATACAGAAAATCTAGCATGTAATAACAAATAACCATACACGCAAAAAGgacaaagggaaaggaaaggactAGCATCAGGCCTGTGATCCACTTTCTCCATTTATAGGGACTATCTAGCAAAGAAAGAATGCTACCTTGTGTACCCACACAAATTACAGCTACACAGAGATACCTACTGCACACCAATTAAAAACACTGACCATTACAAGGGCTGGCAAGAATGCAAAGCAACTGTGACCTTCAGACTGTGCTTAagatgtaaaatggtatagtcaTGTTGCAAAGCATTTTCACATATTctaaaacaactttaaaattcatttcatatGAACCAATCATTCCAATCCTTGCCTGATccagtaaaaatgaaattttacatccacacaaaaactcAAACAAGAATATCCATAGCATGGCCAAGTAGGAATATCAACAGAGAAATAACACCAATCTTAACCTGTCCCATAAGAAACAGTAAAAACTCTGACCAAACTGTTAAGAGAATCCTataaaccagatatcaaattgatAATATCattatacaaaaagaaaatcaaggcttttttttttttttttgccttgtgaCAAAcactaagaaataaatgaaaaccttATGTTGGACATATGGAACCCAAAGATAATTCAACTATATAATATACCAGGAATATATTGGGCTTAATACAAAAATGATTCAAAAATGTTAAACCAACAAGAATCCAAACAATCTTGACAAAGGAACAAAATCATATCACCATAATAGTACACAAAGAAAAGCTATTTGATACAATTAACCATCTACTTatgatctttaaaaaacaacttaGAAAACTTCAACATGTATAATTAGCAATAATATACTGAAAAACTTCTTGAGATAAAAACAGAGACAAGAATGTATATTATCATCCCTTCTATTCAACATTTTAGGGGAAATTTAggcaataatgaaagaaaaagaagggtaGGGGAAGCATAGATattgaaaacagaatgaaatgaaCCTGCTTTTATTCACAGACCACATAATTATGTTTCCAGGCTACCTAAAAGTAATCTGCAGGTGATATATTCAACAAGTAAATTTATCAAGATTGATGGATACAAGTAAAGTTAAACACAGTTTTCTAAGAACAgctatttttaataaacttttcatAGACATTGCAAGAAATGGCACAAAAACTCCAcaagataaaaatttatttttaatgctcttTAATATACTTTTCAGATAAACTGTGAGAGTTACTATACCTCTG
The genomic region above belongs to Ovis canadensis isolate MfBH-ARS-UI-01 breed Bighorn chromosome X, ARS-UI_OviCan_v2, whole genome shotgun sequence and contains:
- the LOC138930180 gene encoding small ribosomal subunit protein uS15-like encodes the protein MGLTQIHMSKHTYFQIPTKHPNVKPKFHEKLGIQHSMKWKGLSQLALPYRRSVPTWLKLTSDDVKEQIYKLAKKGLTPSQIGVILRDSHGVAQVRFVTGNKILRILKSKGLAPDLPEDLYHLIKKAVAVRKHLERNRKDKDAKFRLILIESRIHRLARYYKTKRVLPPNWKYESSTASALVA